From Symphalangus syndactylus isolate Jambi chromosome X, NHGRI_mSymSyn1-v2.1_pri, whole genome shotgun sequence, the proteins below share one genomic window:
- the NBDY gene encoding negative regulator of P-body association has product MGDQPCASGRSTLPPGNAREAKPPKKRCLLAPRWDYPEGTPNGGSTTLPSAPPPASAGLKSHPPPPEK; this is encoded by the coding sequence ATGGGAGACCAACCTTGTGCCTCCGGGAGATCCACTCTCCCACCTGGAAACGCACGGGAAGCCAAGCCTCCAAAAAAGCGCTGCCTCCTCGCTCCGCGTTGGGATTATCCGGAAGGAACTCCCAACGGAGGTAGTACCACTCTACCCTCCGCACCTCCTCCTGCATCAGCCGGCCTGAAGTCGCACCCTCCTCCTCCGGAGAagtag